The following proteins are encoded in a genomic region of Brachypodium distachyon strain Bd21 chromosome 1, Brachypodium_distachyon_v3.0, whole genome shotgun sequence:
- the LOC100843112 gene encoding putative anthocyanidin reductase: MAEAGSSGGGVRTCVTGGAGFIGSWLVRKLLERGYTVHATLRSIGDEGKAGLLRRLVPGGVPPERLVLFEADLYDAASFAPAIAGCQFVFLVATPSAHEAAGSKFKNSADAAADAVRVILRLCAESKTVKRVIHTASVSAASPLLDASSAAAAMYKGFITESCWTRLDIDYPLRSVHFDKYIESKILSEKELLSYNVRESPAFEVVTLPCGLVGGDTVLGHVPETVESVVSPVTKQELYFMLPRILQGLLGSVPLVHVDDVCAALIFCMEQPSLSGRFLCAAAYPTVHDIVDHYGRKYPHLDLLKENDEAVKVQSERNKLGELGFRYKYGMEAILGDSIGCAVRLGYIDASKLSGQ; encoded by the exons ATGGCGGAAGcggggagcagcggcggcggcgtccggacGTGCGTTACCGGAGGCGCCGGGTTCATCGGCTCGTGGCTCGTCAGGAAGCTCCTCGAGCGCGGCTACACCGTCCACGCCACCCTGCGAAGCATCG GGGACGAGGGGAAAGCggggctgctgcggcggctcgTTCCAGGGGGGGTGCCGCCGGAGCGGCTGGTGCTGTTCGAGGCCGACCTCTACGACGCCGCCAGCTTCGCGCCGGCCATCGCCGGATGCCAGTTCGTCTTCCTTGTCGCCACGCCGTCCGCGCACGAGGCCGCCGGTTCCAAG TTCAAGAATTCGGCAGATGCAGCTGCGGACGCGGTGCGCGTCATCCTCCGGCTATGCGCGGAGTCCAAGACGGTGAAGCGCGTCATCCATACTGCATCGGTGTCAGCCGCTTCACCACTGCTAGATGCCTCTagtgccgccgctgccatgtACAAAGGTTTCATTACTGAATCCTGCTGGACTCGGCTCGACATCGACTATCCTCTTCGGAGCGTGCACTTTGAT AAGTACATAGAGTCAAAGATCCTGTCGGAGAAGGAGCTCCTGAGCTACAACGTCAGGGAGAGCCCCGCGTTCGAGGTGGTCACACTGCCCTGCGGCCTCGTCGGAGGGGACACGGTCCTCGGCCACGTCCCGGAGACAGTGGAGAGCGTGGTGTCACCGGTGACAAAGCAAGAGCTCTACTTCATGCTCCCAAGGATTCTACAGGGGCTGCTGGGCTCGGTGCCGTTGGTGCACGTTGATGACGTCTGTGCCGCGCTCATCTTCTGCATGGAGCAGCCTTCCCTCTCTGGCCGGTTCTTGTGCGCCGCTGCTTACCCGACGGTCCATGACATTGTGGATCACTATGGTCGCAAGTACCCTCACCTTGACCTCCTCAAAGA GAATGATGAGGCAGTGAAGGTTCAATCTGAGAGGAACAAGCTTGGGGAGCTGGGTTTCAGGTACAAGTACGGGATGGAGGCGATACTAGGTGACAGCATCGGCTGCGCCGTGAGGCTGGGCTACATCGATGCATCCAAGCTCAGCGGGCAGTAG